The Bactrocera dorsalis isolate Fly_Bdor chromosome 2, ASM2337382v1, whole genome shotgun sequence region tattttttatttttattgtcgaTAGGATTTGttgatttagaaaaataatattataataaataattaaacgtTGTTacgctgttttttttattttcgaagcTACGGGtacaatatatggtatatatctTCTTTTGGCGTGTATGTTTTATCGACGGTTCTGCGGTACACGGATTAATTTGGAACTATTATTTTGATGGATAAGttctcttttgaaaaaaaaattttggcgctcttattgaaaaatacgTTAGTTGACAGATAccaattttatatttgttcATAGAACTTACTTAATGAGtccttttttgtttaaaaggataatttaataataattttcttcgtctgctttaacaaaaaagaacaaattatTTCCAGAACaactaataaacaaatattagaaaaaatatatttttatagatttccTAAATAGAATTCCATACAACTTTCTATATTTGCGATTCactattatatttgtatattacttAATACAATGACTAATTACCATACTTATCTTGTATCTACTTATATTTGTGTCATATTTTAATATGATAGATATTAATCCTCACTCATTTCTCTCCTCAAATTTAAACTTCAATGGAATACATGGCTGGCTCACAAGTTTCGGTATGAACGCATTTTCCgttgaataattaaattcaatCACAAAATTACGCACCAAACGCGTCAAAGTGATCTCTAGTTCCAGGTCTACAATACGTTTACCCACGCAGCTACGTGGACCAAAGCCGAACGGTAAATACACGAACGGGTTGTCGATGTGGTATTTCTTGCCTTCGGTGTCATTGCGCAGCCAACGTTCCGGTACGAATTTGTTTGGCTCCTTCACGAATTCTTCATTGCGCAACAACAAGTTCGAGCTGATCATGATATCAATACCGGCAGGAATACGATAACCGCTCAATACGACATCGGTGGGCAAGCTACGCAATGTACCTAAAATTATAGGATGATAGCGTATACCTTCCTTAATGCAGGCGCGCAGATAAGGAAGATTTTGCATATTCTCTATAGTTAAACGGGAGTCCTTATTTGGCAAAATATTCTTGAGTTCTTCGAACAATTTTTGCTGTTTGTCTGGATTTTTGGCGATGCAGAATAATATGCCCGTTAAGGTGGAACTTGTCTGTGATTAGAATGTAGCGAATTACTTTGATAACCACACGACTGAATTGAGATAAACTTACTGTATCAACACCAGCCATCATCATATCTAGAGCCATAACCACGGCGATGCGACGATCGATGCGCAAAAGCTTCTCCAAAACACTATTTTCCTTACCCACCTCTGAGGTGAATTTTCCATCCCTAtccatttcaatttgttttagcGCCTCATCAATATACTTGTTGCACAAATCTGCGAGCAAATCCaaagttttcattaatttgtagaatttcggtgttttcacaattttccaaaTTGAAGGTTTCACTTCTAAATCTTCGGAGAGGTCGAAAAAGTCCCGTATCGATTGCAACAGTTGTTTACATTCCGGAGAGTCTCGATTCTTATGTATCATACCTAAACGGGTGTTTAGCGCAACACCGACAATGCCTTCAAGCGTTAGACGATTGAGATCGTCGTGAAAGTCATCGGGCATCTCGTTTGTTACCGGATCGCGTATGTGACGGATTCTGTAAAAACGGTCATGTAAAGTAATGTGTCAAACAGAAATCTCATTAATTATTGTATACTAATACAACCTTTCCAGAAATTCGTCATTGATCTCAAGTATTGTGTTCAGATATAGTCGCGCATTCCTAGGTTGCATTAAAACTGGGTTAGTCGCAGTCCGTATTTTCGCCCAATCTTCGCCAGATCTGTAAGGAATATGTATAGTACACGATTAATATTTGCTCTTAGTTttctagaaaatttaattacgtTGTCATAAGTCCGTGTATGCCTTGAAAAATATCTGGCCGATGCACTTCCCGATGATATGCAAAAGAGTCGAGTGGTCGTCGATCGGGCCATACACCCTCCTTCCGAAATATTGTAGGGTAGTCGGCTGGGTTGAGTGCAAGTACCATTTCGGGTTTGCCAAACAAAGCGGGAAAATGAAACAGTGTGCCATACTTTTCTGAGAGTTGCATTACTGCCTCcgtaaatgtttttttgtaaaattcaccTGAAGATCGATAATTATATCATATTTAGAAGAATAAGTAgagtaaattttcaatttgtccACAGTTCGAGCTTATCATTATAAGCCAGTCAATCAAGAGAAACTTAAGTACAACAACAGACTTTGTGTGTTACGTGAGTACGTGCCGTTGACGGCCTAACCTTACCGTGCTTAAAAGCACATAGATCAAATTATACATTATATTATTTGGTTCCAATTATTATTAGTCAGGTGGAACACCTTTTCCAcattggtcgggttcgaggccagATCCACCACGAATCTCCTCAAAGGGCCAAAACCAATAagcagattggagcgaactccaagggttAACTGCTCTCCGTTGTACCAGATTTAAGTTTCAAGTTAGACCTTATAACGTTTGATACTTCCAGTTGAGCACCCATCAAACTTATTGACTCGTTCGTTGGGAAACTGTGAAATCGCCAtagtgaaaatgttatttttggtgGGTTAAATAACAGGTTGTACATTTATCACAGCCCTTCCAACAGATCCCTGAAGTCAACTCATTTCACTGGAACCTTGTATGTTTTGACTACTCTGCTTATAGATTAGCTGGCCTTGAGATATATTTCCAGTAATGTCGTCTTTTAGCATATAttatttctgcttaaaaaagtTATTCATATAATCCATTTCAGGCACAGAGTTGATAAAAGAAGGCCACGGCTTaagtaaaagttttccatagggCTATGGGGGTATTTTTCTCTGTAAAAGGTATTTTAGCGGCTTAGAACTAGTTTATTGACTTAAGTCCGTGTACAGAAATCAATCTCCATTGCAATAACGATCTTAGCTTATGAAGTCAAATCACTATTAGGGAAAGAGGCTGAACCGCCAGCTTGCAACCGTGACGCCTGATCTGGGTATCGCATAAAGGGACGGCCGACAATGATCTGGCCGACGAATTAGCCCGCTTTTCGGCAGCTTCCAGAATGAAGAGGGCGGAACCATGCAGTTTCGGGGGCCCCAAAGGAGAAAGGAGTTGCTCCACATGAAGGAAAGAGTGGGGAGGAACGGCACTGACAGAAGGCAGTGGAATGCGCCACACTAAGCTACTACTCGGAGGTTACAACCTGGCAAGGTTTAGAGATATGATCAACCTCCCCTGAGACAAATTCCGTCTCCTTACAGCGCTATATACAGAGCATAGTCTCTGGCGAAAACTGCCGTTTTTGCGACATGGAACAGGAAACTTCAAAGTACCTTGTTCTAGTTTACTTGTAGACGCAGGCTTAAAGGCTAGGTTCCATCTACTTAGACAGGGATCACATGACCTTAGTCGCGCCTAGCAAGCTCCTGGAATTATTCAGTGTGCTGGagcttattgaaaaaaaaaaaacaaataaaagatgaAATCACCAAAAGTTCGTCCTAAATTGTAAGGTTTGTTGTATCCTCTAGCTCAAACCATTTGTATCATTAATGTCAAACACATAAGtttattttgacaatttttaaaaatcttgtGATTCAAGAAACTTTCTTGATTAGCTTTTAATTatattactatatatatgtatatctaagcttatattacattttatttcgaGGCATGAATCATATGAAGTTACCTCCCAACATAAATCCACGAACAATTTCATATCTACTTGGTCCGGGTAACTCCTTAAATGGACGCGCATTTTCCAAGTGGACTGGTGCAGATACTGTTTCATTGAGCtgcaattttaaaattgttttatacttTAGTACTAGTATTAGTAGTATTAGTTTAGTGAATGAATTCTATCGATTCCACAAACAAAAGTGTTTGCACTTTATTTCTATTCCTTGGTGAAAAGGAATTAACcacttttcttttcatattttgttagtAATAACATTTCGTAATAtacagaatataaaaatatcaaagatCAAATTGACTTGATATCATATCTTGATACCATAATATGTAGgttaccttttatatttcgagattGGCCTtgcaactcacaactttatcatACATTTCGACATTTTTGATGCCATACGTATTCAGAACGTTTTAACATATGAGTGCTATTTTTCTTGAttacagtaacttgaaatattcatctcggccaaaatatggaattaaatcgcaccattattttttacaactttcgacctGGATTATCTCAGCAAcggtgcatcgatgaacttaacTCAATTTTCAATGACCAGTGTTTACCGATGGTACGTTTTTGTCGTGAAacactccaagacgaatttcgtgaaggtcgtccaaaatcattTGTTGTTGCGGAAACTATTGCGGAAACTGATCGTCATGAGACTTATCATGAGATTAAgacaactataggcattagtgGGATCAGCatactatatttaatattgcatgagcatttaattgcaatttttttttttcattggatcccacacaatttgtcaatcgctcaaaaaatggTTCGTGACAATTGGTCTAGAGAAATGttagaaaaaatacaatagTGGTACTTCGAAACAAATTGTTGGTCAGctgtctttcaagaaattaggAAAACCAAAGACAATGCGATCCCATATCGGCTGAAACAAccgcatttttgagcacttaaaACATCGATTTCATGAATAATCCACAATAAAGTCTTGACTGGGGACCGAATGACTTATTTTCAATCCCTTAGGTAAGAAATGAGCTAAGAGGTCCACGATTTTCGATacctgaagaggcggttgaaTGCGTTCCAAAGGTATGTTTTGGAGTTAACTCAATCAGAGTGACAAAAGtacttcgaaaattggttcaaaTGCATGCAAAAGTTTATAGATCTAAatagagaatattttgaaaatcagtAAAACAATGTTCGATGATTAAAATTTGGTTTTGctctctaatcccgaaatatataataaaaggCAACCTTCGTACATGATATCCTTTTTTCTTTGAACGAATTCATAGCAGAGTTaccataaatttgtacacagtCTTAACACTTGTGATTAGCTTTGTAgtacaataattaattattatttagataataaattaaattatcttttttcacgtttttattCTCTTCCCAAAATTATAAACTCTAATGCGTAATTGGAACTCAAACCACCTGTTGTTGTGGTAATGCTGTTGCATATCTCCTCAAGAACGTTGCGCCCAGTCCAAAAGCTTCATTATATTGTTTTAAGCAACGAGTTAACATTTTAGTAAGAAGAGGAatggttttgtaattttttatttaatttttttttagttttttatcacTCAAAGTAAATTCCGATGCACGTTAATTCGCTTGTAGAGAAATAGAACTGCACATGACCGCGTTTGCAAACTAACTAAAGTGCTTTGCATAAATAATCGCATCTGTTAGTTGTTATTTGTTAATATCAGTAAAACGCTCAACTTTCTGATTTACGATTGCGCTttttcaacaacaaattttctGTCGCTGAGAAATGTGATTAGAAGAAATCGTAGCGTTATCAAGCatcacaacaaacaacaaataaaaaatgcatcaCAGTTCGTCAAGGTATAGTAAATAACTGTACATTGTATATTATGGTCTCAAGTGAAACTTAAGTGAGGGACCTCGTACATTGCGTTACTATccaattaaattatatacaatttgtCTCGTGTCAAATTGGATCCATAAAATACTCGCTTAAGTTCCGCTATATCTACTCATATGTCAATATTAACTTAGATAAGTTAGTACATTCATAATTTTACCATtgtcgaaaaaattttgtttcattaaacATCTCAtagggaatactaactggtctgCGTCTAGTGGCGATAAACGTCCATTCGATGGGGCTGACATATCGCatcctaaacgatgactactcctcttcgACTTACCAAGTGAACTCCATCTGAACCAAAACTGGTATATCGGTGACTttttggcctaccagattaacctaacctaaataataataattcattccaaattttctgaaattagctcctcaaataaaaaagctttccacacaaagacttgattttcaACGATCTGTTTGTTTGGCAATTATATGTTTTAGTGATCCGATTGAACCCTTCCCTCAGAGGCTGCGCCATTGCCTAGTAAGCTAAATGCGCAAACTTTCAAATTCATAACTCAAAAACAGAGTGACTAATTCGTGAAAGAATCAAATTCGTgcatatacagacagatggGCAAGGTTAAATCGCCTAGTTTATTGAGCTAATCATTTCTGAATATATTTATAGCGTCTGCGACGTTTCTTTCCTTATCAGGGTATAGAAATATATTGCACTACATAGCTACATAATGGAAATAAGTAACCAGTTCGCATGTAATCGGTCCTCTCTGACTTGTGGTGACGAAAGTATTTCTGTGAAATACAGTACCGTTCTAGAGAGTTAGAGCACAACATCACAGCATTAATATTTCCAATGTACAATTAATTGATATAAATGTGAAATATCAAAACTAATAAATTTCTTATCGTCCACCGAACTGATATTGACGTCTATATTATGAATGTAAAATTTGTTATCGTGCAATATGTACAATTGTATACTACATGAATTCATAtaaatacagacagacggaaaGCTTAACACCAATGAGCCACCAGAGTtgaatgtatttttgttgtagttagACCTGACTTTCAAATGCTAATTGGTTCGAGAAGTAAAGTATATTGAGTGAACTTTGATAgcttgaaagaaaaaatagttaaacaaCTAAGCATGGCCTAAGTTCGGGttcaaccgaacattttatattcttgatcaaaactataatactctgcagcaaaatgttgcaagaaAATGTGGCTTAAAAATTGATATCCGCGTTTTTGGTTTCGAAGACGATGAAGGAAATGGAAGTCCAAATAGGCTAATTTGTGTATAATGGAAATTATGGACTAAATTAGAAAGATCGCGAATCGGAAACAAGTCGGTTAGGACTTGATATAGACAAGTGAATTTGATACTATTCGACCGTCTCAAGGTTTCTCTCTATGTGAAGAGGCATTGACATAACTTAGTAAGTCAATCCCCCAAAAAGAAGGgaagctttaaaaataataggACAATACTGGAGTtcatattgtataaataaattttattggcatacatattttacatattgagTTCTAATTATCTTTGctaatacaaacatatttcacACATAAAATACTTAGTGAAACGCTTGACAAAACGAGTTTATAAATGACTTTTCTGTACTTACGATATACGATTCAATCAATCATCGCATCTTCACTCCTTTCTTTCAGCGAATCTGAATTTCAATGGTATAGCTGGTAGGAAAATTAACTTCTGGGTAAAAGCATTTTCCGTTGAATAATTGAATTCAATTGCGAAATTGCGCACCAAACGCGCCAAAGTGACCTCTAATTCAAGATCCACAATGCGCTTGCCCACACAACTGCGTGGACCGAAGCCGAAGGGAAGAAATAGAAACGGATTGTTGAGTTGATATTTTTTACCCTCTGTGTCATTACGCAGCCAACGCTCtggtttatatttatttggatCTTCAACAAATTTCTCATTGCGCAAGAGCAAATTGGAAGCAACCGAAATATCAATACCGGCCGGTATGCGATATCCGCTCAGCACAACATCGTTCGGCAAGCGACGATTTGTGCCAACAATAATAGGATGATAGCGCATGCCTTCCTTAATACAAGCGCGCAGATATGGAAGATTTGCCATATTCTCTACTGTCAAACGGGAGTCCTTATTTGGTAAAATACTTTTGAGTTCCTCGAATAGTTTCTGTTGTTTGTCCGGATTTTTGGCGATGCAAAATAATATGCCCGTTAAAGTGGAGCTTGTCTGTAATTATAATAAAGCATTATATAACCTTTAAGCTCGATTTGAAATGTATTTACCGTGTCAACGCCAGCCATCATCATATCCATGGCCATAACAACAGCGATTTTGCGATCAATTTTCAATAGTTTCTCTAAAACACTCTTCTCCTTGCCCACCTCTGAGGTGAATTTACCCTCACTATCGGAATCTATTCGTTTTAGTGCCTCATCGATATATTTGTTGCACAGTACTATAAGCGTATCCAATGTTTTCATCAGTTTATGGAACGTCGGTGTTTTGAATATCTTCCAAATGGATATCTTAAGTTCTATCTCTTCAGACAAGGCGAAAAAATTGCGTATTTCTTTCAAAAGTGTTTTACTTTCCGGACTATCACGATTTTTATGTATCATGCCTAAACGGGTATTGAGGGCAATACTCACCACGCCCTCTAAGGTGAGACGATTAATATCATCAATAAAGTCGTCGGGCACTTCGAGCGTCAAAGGATCGCGTATGTAACGTATTCTAAAAGGAATTCAGTGTGAGATcaatctttttttataaatgtaacaAATATTGTAATAACCTTTCGAGAAATTCGTCATTGACTTCTAGTAACGTATTTAAATAGAGTCTGGCATTTTTGGGTTGCATTAGCACTGGATTAACGGCGGTACGTATTTTTCCCCATTCTTCGCCACTTCTACAAATGTATTTGGAAAGCATTTATACGtgtcatatatttttgttaacaaGAAATTTACGTGGTCAATAGTCCTTCAACGCCTTCAAAGAAATCCTTTCTGTGCACCTTACGATGATAATATAAGGTTCCGAAAGTGCGTCGTTCTGGCCAAATACCCTCGTTTCGAAATATTATTGGATAATCATTTGGATTAAAACTCATTACCGTTTCTGGTCTGCCGAACACGGAAGGAAATCGATAGATATCGCCATATATGCGTGTCATGGTTCTAATTActtcaataaatgttttcttatgGTACACACCTTAAATAGGGAGAGAACAGATGtttagaaaattttagaaaaaaacgtAGAGAAACTAAATTTGTATTGGAATAAATCATACAAAAA contains the following coding sequences:
- the LOC105231082 gene encoding probable cytochrome P450 12e1, mitochondrial, with amino-acid sequence MLTRCLKQYNEAFGLGATFLRRYATALPQQQLNETVSAPVHLENARPFKELPGPSRYEIVRGFMLGGEFYKKTFTEAVMQLSEKYGTLFHFPALFGKPEMVLALNPADYPTIFRKEGVWPDRRPLDSFAYHREVHRPDIFQGIHGLMTTSGEDWAKIRTATNPVLMQPRNARLYLNTILEINDEFLERIRHIRDPVTNEMPDDFHDDLNRLTLEGIVGVALNTRLGMIHKNRDSPECKQLLQSIRDFFDLSEDLEVKPSIWKIVKTPKFYKLMKTLDLLADLCNKYIDEALKQIEMDRDGKFTSEVGKENSVLEKLLRIDRRIAVVMALDMMMAGVDTTSSTLTGILFCIAKNPDKQQKLFEELKNILPNKDSRLTIENMQNLPYLRACIKEGIRYHPIILGTLRSLPTDVVLSGYRIPAGIDIMISSNLLLRNEEFVKEPNKFVPERWLRNDTEGKKYHIDNPFVYLPFGFGPRSCVGKRIVDLELEITLTRLVRNFVIEFNYSTENAFIPKLVSQPCIPLKFKFEERNE
- the LOC125776207 gene encoding probable cytochrome P450 12e1, mitochondrial; the encoded protein is MLSRFLTKCDAMVGRSLSSAAFREYATAVQQKQENQGTFTSNNWENARPYSELPGPSKYEMFRGFLPGGVYHKKTFIEVIRTMTRIYGDIYRFPSVFGRPETVMSFNPNDYPIIFRNEGIWPERRTFGTLYYHRKVHRKDFFEGVEGLLTTSGEEWGKIRTAVNPVLMQPKNARLYLNTLLEVNDEFLERIRYIRDPLTLEVPDDFIDDINRLTLEGVVSIALNTRLGMIHKNRDSPESKTLLKEIRNFFALSEEIELKISIWKIFKTPTFHKLMKTLDTLIVLCNKYIDEALKRIDSDSEGKFTSEVGKEKSVLEKLLKIDRKIAVVMAMDMMMAGVDTTSSTLTGILFCIAKNPDKQQKLFEELKSILPNKDSRLTVENMANLPYLRACIKEGMRYHPIIVGTNRRLPNDVVLSGYRIPAGIDISVASNLLLRNEKFVEDPNKYKPERWLRNDTEGKKYQLNNPFLFLPFGFGPRSCVGKRIVDLELEVTLARLVRNFAIEFNYSTENAFTQKLIFLPAIPLKFRFAERKE